A window from Macadamia integrifolia cultivar HAES 741 unplaced genomic scaffold, SCU_Mint_v3 scaffold213, whole genome shotgun sequence encodes these proteins:
- the LOC122065835 gene encoding boron transporter 4-like has protein sequence MDDFNGPFEGVINDFEGRMSIYKKDWTAGLGSFRILAPTTYIFFASALPVIAFGEQLSRETEGRLSTVETLASTALCGIIHSIFGGQPLLIVGVAEPTVIMYTYLYSFTKGRKDLGGDLFLAWAGWVCAWTALFLFLLAIFNACNIITRFTRVAEEMFGMLITVLFLQQAILGVISEFHIPAHEDPKEAKYQFPWPYANGLLSLVFSFGILFTAIGSRKARSWWYGAGWLRSLIADYGVALLVMLWTALSFTVPTKVPSGVPRRLNSDSGSLYHVTVISDMCSVPVVYIFAASIPAILIAGLYFFDHSVASKMAQQKEFNLKKPSAYHYDIILLGIMVLFCGLIGLPPSNGVLPQSPMHSKSLAVLKKQLIRKKMVKEAKECIKQHASSSEIYSTLQELFVEMDKVSPSVTVKSELKGLKDAVMMGVEDGDPKKHIFDPEKDIDAYLPVRVNEQRVSNLLQSMMLGASVCAMPMIKLIPTSVLWGYFAFMAIDSLPGNQFWERILMLFITPRRRFKVLEGDHASFVESVPFKQIAMFTIFQFFYFLLCYGIAWIPVFGMLFPVPFFILISIRQHILPKFMDPHHLQELDAAEYEEIAGAPYQMLKEEEENHMDSEQAGVDMCDGEILDQLTTRRGELKIRTMSRERSLTIERSLTRERRSQARIYPVVFSIQE, from the coding sequence ATGGATGATTTCAATGGTCCATTCGAAGGGgtcattaatgattttgagggaaGAATGTCAATCTACAAGAAAGATTGGACTGCTGGACTTGGTTCATTCAGGATATTGGCTCCAACTACCTACATTTTCTTTGCTTCTGCTCTTCCTGTTATTGCCTTTGGAGAGCAGCTAAGCAGGGAAACAGAAGGAAGATTGAGCACTGTTGAAACACTGGCTTCTACTGCTCTCTGTGGTATCATACACTCAATTTTTGGTGGACAGCCCCTGCTGATAGTTGGAGTTGCAGAGCCCACTGTTATAATGTATACATATCTATACAGTTTcaccaaaggaagaaaagatttGGGAGGGGACCTCTTCTTGGCTTGGGCTGGATGGGTCTGCGCCTGGACTGCTCTCTTTCTGTTCCTCCTAGCAATATTCAATGCCTGCAATATCATTACTAGATTTACAAGGGTTGCCGAGGAAATGTTTGGCATGTTGATTACAGTCCTCTTCCTTCAACAGGCCATCCTGGGTGTCATCAGTGAATTCCATATTCCAGCACACGAAGACCCAAAAGAAGCCAAATATCAATTCCCATGGCCATATGCAAATGGATTGTTGTCTCTCGTGTTCTCCTTCGGCATACTTTTCACTGCCATAGGAAGCAGGAAGGCAAGGTCATGGTGGTATGGGGCAGGGTGGCTTAGAAGTTTGATTGCAGATTATGGAGTTGCTTTGTTGGTCATGCTGTGGACAGCATTGTCATTCACTGTGCCAACTAAAGTTCCTTCTGGGGTTCCTAGGAGACTTAACAGTGACTCTGGATCACTATACCATGTGACAGTAATTTCCGATATGTGTAGTGTCCCAGTTGTATATATTTTTGCTGCTAGCATACCAGCAATTTTGATAGCAGGTCTTTATTTCTTCGATCATAGTGTAGCTTCAAAGATGGCACAGCAGAAGGAGTTCAATCTCAAAAAACCATCTGCATACCATTATGACATTATATTGCTTGGGATTATGGTCTTATTCTGTGGTCTAATTGGACTCCCTCCTTCAAATGGGGTTCTCCCACAATCCCCAATGCATTCGAAGAGTCTTGCAGTTCTAAAGAAGCAGTTGATTCGAAAGAAGATGGTAAAGGAGGCCAAAGAATGCATTAAGCAACATGCCAGTAGCTCAGAAATCTACAGCACATTACAGGAGCTCTTTGTTGAAATGGACAAAGTCTCTCCATCCGTTACGGTGAAAAGTGAGCTCAAGGGATTGAAGGATGCAGTTATGATGGGTGTTGAAGACGGAGATCCAAAGAAGCACATATTTGATCCAGAGAAGGACATTGATGCCTACCTGCCTGTGCGGGTCAATGAGCAGAGGGTGAGCAATCTGTTACAGTCTATGATGCTGGGTGCATCAGTATGTGCTATGCCTATGATTAAGTTGATTCCTACATCAGTTCTTTGGGGTTATTTTGCTTTTATGGCCATTGACAGCCTCCCCGGAAACCAGTTCTGGGAAAGGATATTGATGCTTTTCATCACTCCTCGCCGCCGGTTTAAGGTCCTAGAAGGTGATCATGCTTCCTTTGTGGAATCAGTGCCATTCAAGCAGATTGCCATGTTTACCATTTTCcaattcttctattttctattatgCTATGGGATAGCATGGATACCCGTATTTGGCATGTTGTTTCCAGTGCCATTCTTCATACTGATAAGCATTAGACAACACATCCTCCCCAAATTCATGGACCCACATCACCTTCAGGAATTGGATGCTGCAGAGTATGAGGAGATTGCTGGTGCCCCGTATCAGAtgttgaaggaagaagaagaaaatcatatgGACAGTGAACAAGCTGGTGTGGATATGTGTGATGGCGAGATATTGGATCAGCTAACCACCCGTAGAGGAGAGTTGAAGATTAGAACTATGAGCAGGGAGAGAAGTTTGACCATAGAGAGAAGTTTGACCAGAGAGAGGCGCTCCCAAGCAAGAATTTACCCTGTAGTGTTTTCAATCCAGGAGTAG
- the LOC122065836 gene encoding triphosphate tunnel metalloenzyme 3 isoform X1 — protein MEVEVKLRLPDSASHQKLSDLLKPFHLITHLQENVFFDGGTAELSCKRAVLRIRFYNGDSRCVVSLKAKAVLVDGISRVEEDEEDIDPSIGRACVAEPWRLGSVDSSRILKRVKEDFHVADHNFVCLGGFRNVRSVYDWKGLKLELDETQYDFGTCYEIECESDDPEGVKKLLEGFLKDNGISYSYSEVSKFAIFRSGKLP, from the exons ATGGAGGTAGAGGTGAAGCTACGCCTCCCTGACTCCGCTTCTCACCAGAAGCTCTCCGACCTCCTCAAACCCTTCCACCTCATAACCCACCTCCAAGAAAATGTCTTCTTCGACGGCGGCACCGCTGAGCTCTCATGCAAGCGCGCAGTCCTCCGCATCCGCTTCTACAACGGCGACTCCCGTTGCGTCGTCTCTCTCAAAGCCAAAGCCGTTCTCGTCGATGGCATCAGTCGCGTTGAAGAGGACGAGGAAGATATCGATCCTTCCATTGGTCGTGCTTGTGTTGCTGAACCATGGCGGCTTGGTTCTGTTGATTCTTCGAGGATCTTGAAGAGGGTTAAGGAGGATTTCCATGTCGCTGATCACAATTTCGTGTGTTTGGGTGGGTTTAGGAATGTGAGGTCGGTGTATGATTGGAAAGGGTTGAAGTTGGAATTGGATGAGACCCAGTACGATTTTGGGACGTGTTATGAGATTGAGTGCGAGAGCGATGATCCTGAAGGTGTTAAGAAGTTGCTTGAAGGGTTCTTGAAGGATAATGGGATAAGCTATTCTTATTCGGAGGTCTCCAAGTTTGCAATTTTCCGGTCGGGGAAGCTGCCATA G
- the LOC122065836 gene encoding triphosphate tunnel metalloenzyme 3 isoform X2, whose product MEVEVKLRLPDSASHQKLSDLLKPFHLITHLQENVFFDGGTAELSCKRAVLRIRFYNGDSRCVVSLKAKAVLVDGISRVEEDEEDIDPSIGRACVAEPWRLGSVDSSRILKRVKEDFHVADHNFVCLGGFRNVRSVYDWKGLKLELDETQYDFGTCYEIECESDDPEGVKKLLEGFLKDNGISYSYSEVSKFAIFRSGKLP is encoded by the coding sequence ATGGAGGTAGAGGTGAAGCTACGCCTCCCTGACTCCGCTTCTCACCAGAAGCTCTCCGACCTCCTCAAACCCTTCCACCTCATAACCCACCTCCAAGAAAATGTCTTCTTCGACGGCGGCACCGCTGAGCTCTCATGCAAGCGCGCAGTCCTCCGCATCCGCTTCTACAACGGCGACTCCCGTTGCGTCGTCTCTCTCAAAGCCAAAGCCGTTCTCGTCGATGGCATCAGTCGCGTTGAAGAGGACGAGGAAGATATCGATCCTTCCATTGGTCGTGCTTGTGTTGCTGAACCATGGCGGCTTGGTTCTGTTGATTCTTCGAGGATCTTGAAGAGGGTTAAGGAGGATTTCCATGTCGCTGATCACAATTTCGTGTGTTTGGGTGGGTTTAGGAATGTGAGGTCGGTGTATGATTGGAAAGGGTTGAAGTTGGAATTGGATGAGACCCAGTACGATTTTGGGACGTGTTATGAGATTGAGTGCGAGAGCGATGATCCTGAAGGTGTTAAGAAGTTGCTTGAAGGGTTCTTGAAGGATAATGGGATAAGCTATTCTTATTCGGAGGTCTCCAAGTTTGCAATTTTCCGGTCGGGGAAGCTGCCATAG